The Hemibagrus wyckioides isolate EC202008001 linkage group LG10, SWU_Hwy_1.0, whole genome shotgun sequence genome includes a window with the following:
- the tomm20b gene encoding mitochondrial import receptor subunit TOM20 homolog B, producing the protein MMGGRTSAIAAGVGAALFVGYCIYFDRKRRSDPNFKSKLRERRRKQKVAQEKAGLSRLPDLKDAEAVQKFFLEEIQLGEELLAQGDYEKGVDHLTNAIAVCGQPQQLLQVLQQTLPPPVFQMLLTKLPTISQRIVSAQSLSDDDIE; encoded by the exons ATGATGGGCGGCAGGACGAGTGCGATAGCGGCCGGAGTCGGCGCGGCGCTTTTCGTCGGTTACTGTATTTATTTCGACAGAAAGCGAAGGAGCGACCCAAACTTCAAGAGCAAGCTGAGAGAAC GAAGGAGGAAGCAGAAAGTAGCACAGGAGAAAGCAGGACTCTCACGG CTACCCGATTTGAAGGACGCTGAAGCTGTTCAGAAGTTCTTCCTGGAAGAGATTCAGCTGGGAGAAGAGCTGCTGGCGCAGG GAGACTATGAGAAAGGAGTGGACCACCTGACCAATGCTATAGCAGTGTGTGGTCAGCCTCAGCAGCTGCTCCAGGTGTTGCAGCAGACTCTGCCTCCGCCCGTCTTCCAGATGCTGCTCACCAAACTGCCCACCATCAGCCAG CGCATCGTCAGTGCACAGAGCTTGAGCGACGACGACATCGAATAA